Proteins co-encoded in one Arachis hypogaea cultivar Tifrunner chromosome 13, arahy.Tifrunner.gnm2.J5K5, whole genome shotgun sequence genomic window:
- the LOC114924993 gene encoding uncharacterized protein produces the protein MVSPTGYSRTEQEYNKNYQRLRERGEAYTQWCDEISIQRWVLAFDGGHRWGHMTTNLVECINSVLKGARNLPVTAIVRSTFYRLNELYTRKSAEAHERVRNGFTYSEFATKRVEESFRHAGNIVVNRFDRRNEMFEVREMQDGSIHTVNLAQRHCDCGHFQVERLPCRHVLACCANQRLDWQIYVHDVYKMSEICKVYRGEFVLMGDPSTWAPYEGAKVIANWTLRRATKGRPKSTRYLNEMDSRDMRRPRRCTICGREGHSQSRCPQRAGPSSAGDQS, from the coding sequence ATGGTTTCTCCAACAGGATATTCTAGGACGGAGCAAGAGTACAACAAAAACTACCAAAGGCTGAGAGAGCGGGGTGAGGCGTATACGCAGTGGTGTGATGAGATCAGTATTCAGAGATGGGTGTTGGCATTCGACGGGGGTCATCGTTGGGGACATATGACGACAAACTTGGTAGAGTGCATAAATTCTGTCCTGAAGGGTGCACGCAACCTTCCTGTGACTGCCATTGTTAGGTCTACTTTCTATCGGCTGAACGAATTGTACACTCGGAAGAGCGCCGAGGCTCATGAGCGTGTCCGCAACGGATTCACATATTCAGAATTTGCCACCAAAAGAGTCGAAGAAAGTTTTCGACATGCAGGCAACATTGTGGTCAATAGGTTCGATAGGCGCAACGAGATGTTTGAGGTTCGCGAAATGCAAGATGGTTCCATTCACACCGTTAATCTCGCTCAACGACACTGCGATTGTGGCCATTTCCAGGTCGAGCGACTCCCATGTCGCCACGTCCTTGCATGTTGCGCCAACCAGCGTCTTGATTGGCAAATATATGTGCATGACGTGTACAAGATGTCCGAAATTTGCAAGGTCTACAGAGGCGAGTTTGTCCTGATGGGTGACCCATCTACGTGGGCTCCGTATGAAGGAGCGAAGGTGATCGCGAATTGGACATTGAGGCGCGCGACGAAAGGAAGACCCAAGTCAACCCgctacttgaatgagatggattcgCGGGACATGCGTCGTCCTCGCCGGTGTACTATATGTGGACGGGAGGGACATAGCCAGAGTCGATGTCCGCAGCGCGCAGGTCCAAGCTCTGCCGGGGATCAATCGTGA